CTATTTCATTCACCTGCCCGATGCTTACGATGCGTTCGGCGATGTTTCGGCGACCGAAGTCTACCGCGCCGCTGCCGCACACGCCGCCGCGCATTTGGTCGAAACCAAACAACCGATTTCCGCGGAAAGCTTGAATCCGCTGCAAATGGCGGTGATTTCCGTTATCGAGGATGCACGCATCGAAGAATTATCGATCCGCCGTTTTCCCGGATTACGTCACACCTGGTCGGTGCTGCACAGCGCCACGCCGGACATGAATGCGTCAATGGGTGATTACCTCAACCGTCTGGCACGCGCCCTGCTCGATCCGGATTACAAAGACAAAGACCCGTGGATCGTGGAAGGACGCAAACTGTTTAAAGCCGCGAAAGACCAGCTTGATAGCCACAAGACGTCTTGGGATATCGGTGTGCAGCTCGCGCACAGTTTCATGAACAAAAAAATTCCATACAACCCGCGCACCGACGTGCTCACTGCACCATACCGTGACGACAACCGCTATTTCTGGGAATTCGAGGAATTCGACTTCAACAAATCGTTGTCCGCCGGATACGATGCGCCGAAACAAGTGCGGAAATACGTCAACGTGATGGAATTTGCCAATGAACTCGATGTAGAAACCGCCGGTGACGATGCAGAAGAAATCTGGGTCATGGGCACCGAATTCTTCCCGTACGAAGACATGGGCGTATCGTACAACGATATGGAAGGCAAGGAACCGGTGTCGGCGCCCTATCACTATTCCGAATGGGATTACCAGATTCAATTGGAACGCCCGGATTGGGCCACGGTGCAGGAGAAACGCGCCAAAATGGGCGACATGCAGTGCATCGACGATATCGCCAATCAATACAAGCGCGAAATCGCGCGCATGAAATTCCTGTTGGATGCCATGCAACCGCAAGGCACGCGCCGCATCCGCAAACTGGAAGACGGCGACGAAATCGACATTAACGCCGCGATCCGCTCGATGATCGATATCCGCATGGGCATGCAGCCCGATCCGCGCATCATGATGCGTTCGGTGCGCAAAGTGCGCGACATCTCGGTACTGGTGTTGCTCGATTTATCCGAATCGACCAACGAGAAAGTTGCCGGACACGACTACTCGGTGCTCGACCTGACGCGCCAAGCGACGGTATTGCTCGCCAACGCCATCAATAAAATCGGCGACCCATTTGCGATCCACGGCTTCTGTTCGGATGGTCGGCACGATGTTGAGTACTTCCGTTTCAAGGATTTCGATCAACCCTACGACGAAACTCCCAAAGCGCGGCTCGCTGGCATGACAGGACAACTTTCAACCCGCATGGGCGCCGCGATGCGCCACGCGACGCATTACCTGAAATTGCAAAAATCGGCGAAAAAACTGCTGCTCGTCATCACCGACGGCGAACCGGCCGACGTCGACGTGCGCGATCCGCAATACCTGCGCCACGACACCAAGAAAGCCGTGGAAGAAGCCGGCCGCTCGGGCATCCTCACCTACTGTATGAGCCTGGATCCGCGCGCGGATCAATACGTTTCGCGTATTTTTGGTGAACGCAATTACTTGGTGGTGGATCATGTGGAACGATTGCCGGAGAAACTGCCGGTGTTATATGCGGGGTTGACGCGGTAATGCGCTCGCAGGTTTTAAACATTCATGCGGTGCATTAATGGTACGATTAGAAATATTTAAATCGCCAGTAGTGGCTTTTAAATTAAAAACAATAACGTACCCTATCTTATATAAGAAGTGAGACAACAATGAAAAATAATAAAATTTACTCATCCGTCATATTGGCATTGATACTTTCCGCGGCTATATCGAAAGCCCATGCAGGTCCTGAAGAAATACCCGGAACAAACTTAACGGTCGATTTTGCAGAATCAGTGCTCTCCGGCGGCGGCCGATTGATTCGTGCGACAAACATTCCGGTGCAATCCGCGGGAACCACCGTTTACTACGATGTAGAGATGGATTTCAGTACGTTAGCCGATGGATCGTTCGGAGCAAAACTAATTTCTGCGACGCCATCGACCGGCCCTGTTGCTCCGACTTCCGTCAGTACCATGAATTTCTTGCCCGGCACCTATGCTGGCATCGTATCAGGTGCACCAGCCGCAGCACTTCCTTGCTTTTTCTCGCTAGAAGCCCCGTCGATCGGAGCAGATGGCCGCCGTACTTACATACTGACCATTACGTCCAGCGGAACCGGCTGTCCGGCGGGGGTCACTTCATACAGCTGGCAAACTGGCCCTGCAGCTAACAACAGTATCATCAGTTCAGGTTTTTCAAGAGAAGGCAGCAATTTCGAGACCCAAAGCTCGCTGACCTACTCTTACGGTACGGAAATAAGTTCGGCAGGAGCGACTGTCAGAACACAGCAAATTGGCGACACACTGACAATTGAACAAGTGAATACCTCCGCATCAACTTTTTCCGGAGCCAAAAAACTTACCCTGATCAAGCAATAATGAGCTGAAAATCTGCTTGGTATTAGTAAATACGTTTTACCGGCGCGGTGTGCAATGAATATTTCCGCGCCTTTCCAGCTTTGTAAATAAACTCATCAGAAATTGATCGCTCCGGCACCCTGACCTACGCCCCGCGGGCCGATCAGCATGTTTCACCATTTCCGGAGAACGCAATTATCTGTTTGTGGATCATGTGGAACGGCTACTGGAGAAATTGTCAGCGGTATAGCGGAGTTGACGAGGTAAATCCTACTTACTGTAACTTGTTGAGAGGTTTGGTATAAAATCAGTAAATATCAAATTCAAAATTTGTTCCAAACATGACCAAAAGTCTCGCAAAAGTTCACCCTGAGCTTTTTCATTACACCAATGCTAAAGGTTTAATTGGTATTATCGAAAGCCAAAGTATGTGGGCTACGCATTATGCATACCTGAACGATTCTGAGGAAATAAGACATTTTTTAAAGAGCCGATTACCCGATCTCTTGCGAACTGTTGTAAACGAATATCTTGATAAATTTACACAAGACGAAAGCATACAGTTGCGTATTGATCAACAAGGCGATAGAAAAAAGATAGTTGATTCATTTATCCAAAAAATCCGGAATGTGAATAAAAAATTTCTTCTTGAAGATACTCTCGCCGAACCATATATCGCTTCATTTTACACAACATCTGGGCTAGAAGAAAAAGGTGTTCGAAAGCAAGTTGCACAGCACGGTTTATTAAGCCAGTGGCGCGGATATGGGAATGACGGTGGTTATGCGATAGTTTTTGATACTGAACAATTTGTAGAATTGCTAAAAGACGTTGGCAAGAAAATGGAAAGTAGCATGTATCCGTTTCTCGCAGATGTGGTTTATTCATCTGATCCTGATTCGCAATTTATTAAAGAATTTGAAGAAGATTTAATTGTTATTAAGAAATTTTTCTTTAATCACTTAAGTGTAAGAATTACTAGCGTTGTTTACAGTATTTGGGAGAATACTGTAGATGAACATACACAAACGCACCCGATTAACTTTATTAGATCGTCAGGAAATCTGGCGGCTTTATCAAACCCGGCTGTGGAAGGTGGCGCATTTGGCGGAACGCTTTCATGTCAGCCGGCCAACGATTTATGATGTACTGAAACGCGCGAGACTGCAGGAATTTACGCCGCGTGACAGCACCAATCAGCGGTTCAAGACGTTGCAATACGGTCTTAAGCGCCTGGCTAAGGTCGAACAAGCCATCCAGGAACGGCTCAAGCGTGAAGCCAAACGCTATAACAAGTCTTACCCAGGTGAGCTTGTTCACTTTGATACCAAGCGGCTTTCCTTGTTGAAAGGGCAATCCGCCAATGAACCTCGCGAGTACCTGTTTGTGGCCATCGATGATTTTTCCAGGGAGCTGTATGCCGATATTTTTCCCGATAAAACTCAACACAGCGCAGCTCGCTTTCTCATAGACACTGTCATTGCCCAATGTCCGTATCAGATCGACTGCGCTTATTCCGATAACGGCAAGGAATTTAAAGGAACTGACGGCCATGCTTTCGGCAAAGCTTGCACACAACACGGTATCGGACAGAAGTTTACCCGCATCAATCGTCCGCAAACCAATGGCAAAGCCGAACGAGTCATCCGCACCCTGATGGATATGTGGCACAGCCAGATTTCCTTTAAAGACTGCGCCGATCGGCGCATTCTGCTTTCCCGTTTCATTAACTTCTACAATACCGTCAAACCTCATAAGAGTTTGAATAATGCTACCCCTTATGAAATACTTCACGCTTATTTCAATCAACCTCTCTGTAAACAACCCTGAGATTTCTTACAACTTAAGTAATATTGAAGATGATGAGAACGTAAGTAAATTTTTTTACTCACTGATGCACTGTGCTTGTAGGTATAAGCATTGGGGATTCAAAGAAGAGAATGAAGTTCGTGTTGTTGCATTACCTTATCCTCTACATCATGAGGAATTCGACAAGGATATGAAAGCGGAAGGAATCACTGTAAGTGAAATTTCAAGAAAACATTTTTCCCGCGCTGGCGCATTAGTACCATATATCGATATATTTGATGGAATTACATCAAGAGCCGACAAAAAGGGAATTACATCAAGAGCCGACAAAAAGACCTTGCCAATCAAACGTATCATCGTTGGTCCTACTCAAAACACTCAAGAAAAGAACAGAAGAATAAATGCTGTCAAAATACTTATTAATCAGCATGGTATTAAAGCAGATGTAACAGCTTCAGAAATTCCTTTTGTGGGTTAGCAGCACGGTAGGATGCGCCGACAACAGAAGGCGCATCAATTACCAGGAACTCCAATATCCCCATCAAGCTGCCTGCAATAAAAACTCCACTTTAATCGCCTCATAAGGAAATTCAATCGCACCACTCTCAGTACGATTAAGCAATCCCACTCCCAGCAACGCCGTCACGTCACCGTGAACGGCTTTGACATCGCGCGACACTCGCCGCGCGGCTTCGCGAATGGATATGGGGCCCGCGCCGCAAAGCACTTTCAGGAGTTCCCAGCGTTTCGCGGTCAACACTTTCCACAATAATTCGGGCGACGCGAAGCTGATATGATCTGTTTCCTGTGCTTGATCCAAATGCCAGGCACGCGAGAAGCCCGTCATTGCTTCCTTCGGATTGCGTACATCAAGAACAACTGTTTTCATGATTCCACCTCTCAATATCTTGTTGAAAATCGGCCAGCAATTGCTCCGGGGTTGTAAATTCGTATTTGATTTCCTGATTATCCCAATGACGGTGATCGCCTTCCCGATTTCGTTATCATAGCGCCGCACAGCACGTACTTCGCATTAACCGCATAGGTAGGTGCACCGATGCTTGAACGAATGATTAAGGGCAATACCTTCTAATGATTTTACCTGTCGCACCAGCAATCAACGCCATTGAAACAGCACCCGGATCCGGTGTGCCGATGCTTTTTTCCGCATGCGGACGCGCACGGCCTATTTTTGGGGTGAGATTTCTTGTGGCTTCGGCAGATTGCGCGGCAATTTCCGCAGCCGCTGTCCAGGCTTCGGTGGTTGAAAGACCTTGTGCGGCGCTTTGAGTTAAGGTTGCGGAGAATGGATACAGCACGTCGACCAAGGTTTTATCGTTCAATTGCGCTTTACCCAAACTGACGATCGCTTCTAATGCGGCTGTTACGCCCGTTGCAAGCATTGCGGCATCCGGCTTGGCTTCGTCGCCAAGAGCATTGCCAAGGTTACGTAGAATGACACCCCACAACATCCCTGATGTGCCCCCTGCCCGGTCGGACCAGGCATCGCCGGCTACCGTCAGCATTGTGCCTGCACCGGCTTGGGCATCCAGTGCCGCTCTAGCGGCTTCGACGGCTGCGGTAAGTCCGCGCTGCATGCCGATACCGTGATCGCCGTCTCCCGCAATGGCATCCAAACGGCCAAGTGCTTCCTGTTGCGACTCAATCGCATCCCGAGCCGCTTCAAGTGCGATTAACACGACTTTTGCAGCAGCTCGTGAATCAGCCGATCCGGTTTTTAGCGGTTGCTTATCATGGACAGACTGAACGGCTACGGCGATATTTTCTTCGGATTGAGCTTCCTGCGCGATATTGCCGCGATGAAACGCCGGTGTATCCGCTGCCGCAATCCAAGTCTGCTCAAGTTCATCGTTAAGCCAGAATAACGTCAGTGAAACGCCGGCCATATCAAAGCTGGTAATCAGTTCATCCACCACCGGTTCGATGATGATCAGTCCGTGTTTAGATAACAATTGATCAATTTTACGGTAAATAACAAACAATTCTTCGTACTTCACCGCACCCAAACCATTGAGGATCAACCCTACACGTGCGCCGGAAAAACTACCAATCGACAGTGGAGTTTCGGCGAGCAATTTCTTCACCAGCATTTCCGCCAAACCATCGGCAGAAGGCGCATCGACGCGGTACAAACCGGGCTCGCCGTGGATGCCCATACCGACTTCCATTTTTCCGCTGGCAACTTCGAACAGCGGTTTATTAGCGCCTGGCAGCGTGCAACCGGAAAAGGCGACACCCAGCGAACGCACACGATCTTTGGCTGCTGTGGCAATACGAGCCACTTCATCAAGCGGCTTACCCGCATCGGCGGCAACAGCGGCGGCTTTGAATACCGGTAAAGTACCGGCAATACCGCGGCGCTTATGTTGCTCAGCGAACGCAGCCGATGCAATGTCGTCGGTCACCACCACCGAACGCACATCGATACCCTGCGTGCGGAGCTGCGCTTGCGCATGTTCGAAGTTGAGTACGTCACCCGCGTAATTGGCATAGCAAAACAAAATACCGCCGCCTGCATCCACCGCTTGCGCGACCTGGCAGATTTGCTGTGCCGACGGCGCCGCAAACACGTTTCCAAGCGCGGCGCCGTGCGCCAATCCTTGACCGACAAACCCGCCAAAAGCGGGATAATGACCCGATCCGCCGCCGATGATCATAACCACCTGTCCCGGCTTGGTTTTGTGCCGGCGAATTACACCGCCATTGACACGTTGTATTGTATTCCGGTGCGCGGCGGCAAAGCCTTCGACCAGTTCGTCAGCAAACTGCGCCGGATTATTGAATAAGTAAGTCATTTATGTTGTGCCATTTACATAAAATATGATTCAGGCAAATCATATAACTACTCTGTGATGCAGAACAACTACGCAGGTCTGAAAAAAGAAGAGAAAGAAACAGTAATGATATCTTCTATTACTAACCAGGAAAGCTATTGATTGAGTGTAGTAACAAAATTCAGAACTTCTTGAACGTGGCCCGGCACTTTCACACCGCGCCATTCCTTTCTTAAAATCCCTTGCACATCGATGACAAATGTACTGCGTTCAATGCCGCGAACTTGTTTGCCATACATATTTTTCATTTTCATGACGCCAAAAAGATTGCAGATCTTTTCATCTTCATCGCTCAGCAATTCAAAAGGAAATTGCATTTTTTCCTTGAAACACTGATGTGATTTGAGATTGTCGCGTGAAACACCTACAACGATGCAATTTTCCTTGGTAAACTCGGGCAAGTGATCACGAAAATCCTGGCCTTCCAAGGTGCATCCCGGCGTATCGTCTTTGGGGTAAAAATAAATAATCAGATGCTTGCCCGCATTCGCTGACAATGAAAACACCGCATTATCAGTCGAAGGTAAGGAAAAATCTTCAACCGGATGATTGATTGCGAGCATTTTTTATGGCACCTGTTTATTGATCACGATCGCTATATTATTGTGACCGAGCTTGACCGGTTCGCTGAACCCTTGCAAATCTCCGCTGGCTGTGAAAGCCTGACCGGATTTCGAAATTCTGGCTTCGATCACGACTTCCGGAAAGCTCGACATTTTCATGGTTGGCGTCATAGCCATATCGTCCGTCAGTGTAAATGTCGCCGGAAGATCGCTGGCTTTCAATCGCAAAATGGCCAGTGGCATTTTCGGACCCGATTTGGCCCGAGCGTAAATAAATAAAGTGTCATTGCCCGAAACTTTCGTTGCCAGATCACTGCTAATCGATACCTGACCAGACACTGAAAGCGATGTTGCCGCAGGCGAATCAGAACTCACAGCTTTCTCCACAGGTTGTGCGCTGGCTTCTTGTTTCGATTCCGCAACTTTAACCGGTTGTTCCGGCGCGGCGGGTTTGCCACCCGAAGCCAGTAATTTAGCTTCGGCAATACTGTCCTTCACTGATTGGGCTAATGGAGAATCCGCAGGAATTCCTTCCAGCAATTTTTCCCAATATTCCGCTGCTTGCGCATATCTTTCTTGTTCAAACTCAATCGTACCTGCTAAAGCCAGCGCTTTAGGATATTTAGGATCAATGCGCAATGCTTCGTAAATCAATTCGGCCGGTTTACCCGATAAACTGCCTTGATTTTTCATGGCCAAAACATCAGCGTAGTCACTCAGTATCTGTGGACTGTCGGGAATCAATTCCACCAGTTTGGCATAGGTATTGCCGGCTTCCGCGTATCGCCCCATAATCGCATAAGTACGACCCAGCATAATCCAGCCTTCGATATCTTCCGGATTGTTATTCAGCCGTGCAATCAAATTATCCAATACGGATGAGAAATTATCGTGACCTGACGGAGCGTTTCCACCATCGCGACTCATTTGCTGGGTTGCATTGGCAAGTTGGGCTTGCGGCAACAAACCACGTGTATCGCCGATTACAAGATACAAACTGATAGCCGCCAATGGCAGCGTCAATGCAATAAAAGTCGACAACACGATATTACGGATTTTCTTATTTTTCCCTATCACCGGCTTATCGCGCTCAGTCACATCTTGCAGCATCCGCTGTTGCAGCTCTTGCTTACTTCTGTCGTACTGTTCCCGGCTGAGAATATCGTTTTCCAAGTCGCGATCAAGCTCGGCAATTTGATCGCGGTACACGGTAATGTTGACAGCATCGTGCTCTAAATTTTTAAGCTGATTGTCCCTGCTCCGCAATAATGTTGGAATAATGAACAACAGAGCGGTAACAATAAAAATCCCAGAAATAACCCAAAAAGCCGTCATACGTTTTTACCTTTTTTATCTTCATTCAGTAACGCTTCCGCTTCTTCAAGCTGTGCTTGCGAAAGCGAGACATCTTCTATTTGTACACGGCGGCGTCTTAAATAAACAATCAGTGAACCCAATCCAATCACGAACAAAATAACCGGACCAAACCATAGCAAGAATGTGGTGGGTTTGATGGGGGGATCATAAAGAACAAAATCTCCGTATCGATCTACCAGAAACTGGATAATTTCCGGATCGGTTTTATTAGCTTTTATCTGCTCACGAATTTCACGTCTGATATCGTTTGAAAAATCTGCGCGGGAATCCGCGATGGTCTCATTTTGACAAACCAAGCAACGTAAATTTTCCGTCAGCAGCAGCATCCTTTTTTCGATCTCGGGATTTTCCGCGACAGGTACTGCTTCTTTCGACCATCCGGTTAATGGAATCAGCAGAAATAGAAGAAAAATAAGCGCTGCAGCTTTCATTACACCATTAAATTGACGTACCATGACAAAATCAACCTTTATTTATGAGATTCGTACAGTCTGCTTATGCTTGTTGCTGCAGTTCTTTGATAAGTGGAATAATGGTTTTTTCAAGCGAATCCACCGTAACAGGTCCGATTTGTTTATGTCGTATGATACCTTTCTTATCAATCACATAAGTCTCAGGAACACCATAAACACCGTAATCGATTCCAACCTTACCGTCAGGATCAACGATACTAATAGCGTAAGGATCACCATAGCGTTTTAGCCATTGCAAAGCCGTATTACGCTCATCTTTGTAATTGAGGCCATAGATTGGAACAATCCCGGTTCTTGCCAGTTGGACTAACAGAGGATGTTCATCACGACACGCAACGCACCATGATGCCCATACATTGAGCATCCAAACCTTACCCAGATTCTCGTCTGAGGACATAATCTGGTCGGGTTGATGCAAATTATTTAACTGAAACTTCGGTGCTGGCTTGTCTATCAACGGCGAAGGCACTTGCCGTGGATTCAATGTCAAACCGACCAGCAAGAATGCTGCCAGCACCATGAAAGCAAATAGTGGAAGTAAATAGCGCATCATACTTTGGTTGTTTCCGTTGCCAATTCAACTTTATTCACCGATGGGGCAACAGCCACTGGAGACTCCACCACTGCGCTTTCAGGCTCTTTTTCTTCAACTTTGGCAGTGCCTTTTTTGGTGATTTTCAAGCGATAGCGGCGATCAGTGATTGAGGTAATACCGCCGATAGCCATTAATAGACATCCTAACCAAATCCAATCGACAAAAGGTTTATGATAAACGCGAACCACCCAGGCGCCATTGGTCAACGGTTCACCTAAGGCTACATAAAGATCGCGTAAAAAGCCGGTATCGATCGCTGCTTCCGTCATCGCCATACCGGATGCGTTATAAGTACGCTTTTCCGGATACATATTACGAACAAATTGCTCATCTTTAATGACAGCAATATCACCGATCACAGCTTTATAGTTTGGTCCTACATCATTACGGGTGCCGTTAAACTGAAAAGTATAGCCACCGACCGTTACTTTGCTGCCAATCTCCATACGCACATCTTTCTCGGTTTCGTAACCATTCACCAAAGTAACACCAATAATGAATACAGCGACACCAATATGTGCGCAGTGCATACCGTAATAACTTCTCGATTGTCTGGCTAATTTGGTGAATAAATTGCCTTCACCGCTATTACTTATGCGGTGTTTCAAATTAACAAATGCACATACTATGATCCAGAAGGCCAGTAATAAACCGAAGCTAATCATCGGTTTCCATTCACCCATATAATATGGCGCGATCAAAGCAGAAACCACACTTACGGCAAACGCCCAGCGCAAGCGGACCGCCAATGTTGGCAGGCTCATTTGTTTCCAGCGTGAAATAGGGCCAACACCGATCAAGAAAATTGCCGGGGTCATCACAGGCACAAAAATCGCCTCAAAATAAGGAGGACCTACCGATAATTTACCCAGCCCCAATGCATCGATAATCAATGGATAAAGTGTTCCCAGCAAAACACTTGCCGCTGCAACCAATAACAAGATATTGTTTGCTAACAGCATGGATTCACGCGAGAGTAAATCGAATTTTCCGCCCAAGCCAACTTTCGGCGCCCGCCATGCAAACAATACCAGCGAGCTGCTGATGACGATAAACAAGAAAGCCAGAATAAATACCCCGCGTGAAGGATCTGTCGCGAAGGCATGCACCGAAGTTAAAACTCCTGAGCGTACCAGGAATGTTCCTAATAAACTTAAAGCAAACGCGCAAATCGCCAGTAAAACAGTCCAGCTTTTGAAGCTACCGCGTTTCTCCGTAACCGCCAGCGAGTGAACCAGAGCTGTACCAACCAGCCACGGCATAAATGACGCATTTTCAACCGGATCCCAGAACCACCAACCGCCCCAGCCCAATTCATAATAAGCCCACCAGCTACCGAGCATGATTCCACAGGTCAAAAACACCCATGCGACAATCGTCCAAGGACGCGACCAACGCGCCCAAGTTGCATCCAATCTTCCACTTAACAATGCTGCAATAGCAAAAGCAAAAGCGACAGAAAATCCAACATACCCCATGTACAGCATCGGTGGATGTATCACCATACCGGCGTCCTGCAGCAATGGATTTAAATCGCTCCCTTCAAATGCGGCAGGCAACAAGCGATCAAATGGGTTAGAGGTGAACAGCATAAATACCAGAAAACCGATACTGACCAGCCCTAAAACCCCAAGAACCCGGGCAACGATATCATCCGGTAATTGCTTGCTAAAGACACTAACTGCAACAGACCAACCGGCCAGCATCAAAACCCATAATAATAAAGAACCTTCATGCGAGCCCCAGGTTGCTGCCAAGCGGAAATGAAAGGGCAGTTCTGTATTTGAGTTCTTAGCCACATTCATGACTGAGAAATCACTGCTAATAAAGGAGTATGCCAAACATAAGAATGCAATCAGCACAAATACGAATTGTCCTTGTACCACCGGTCTTGCGAGTGCAATCCACGAGGGAATACCTCGAGCCGCGCCGATAATCGGTAGCGTTCCTTGGATAATGGCTAGTAATAGAGCAAGAATTAAAGAAAAATTACCAATTTCTGGGATCATGATTTTTTCTTACAAATGAATGGTTATTAAGAATTTGGAAATGATACGCTCAGGCTGCATGAGTAAAACCGGGAAAAATTTTACTGTATCAAGGATGCCTTCTGTGCTTTTGCAGCTTGTTCCAAAGCTTCGGCTGCTTCAGGCGGCATATAGTTTTCATCGTGCTTAGCCAGCACTTCATCCGCCATAAAAATACCGTCCGAGGATATTTTTCCTTGCGCAACGACCCCTTTACCTTCTCTGAATAAATCGGGCAGTATGCCGGTATATACAACCGGTATTGCTTGCGCAGTATCCGTTACCGAAAAACGAACTGTCGTAGTTCTATCATCACGTTTAACACTACCTTCTTCAACTAGTCCGCCAATCCGAAAACTTTTTCCAATCGGCGCTTCTTTTGCAACGACTTGCGATGGACTGAAGAAGAAAACCAGATTACTTTGAAATGCATTTAATACGAGTGTAGCGGCAACGCCTAATGCCGCCACTCCGGATACTATAACTACAAGTTTTTTATGACGTGGTTTCATTTTTTATCTCTTCTTTATTGATGCCGTAAATGAGACTGTATTGTTTTTCCAAAGTTCGGTGGCGTCTGGAAATTAATAAAATCTCTCCTACGATACAAATCAGTGTCACAACGTATGAACCCCACACATAGAGTCCATACCCACCCATTGAAAAAAACTCCGACCAGCTTGACCAAATCATCATATCGCTCCGTTCTTATGTAGCTCAGCCACCCATGCTGTATGGCTCTCGCGTTCCAGAATGATCACACGCGTGCGCTTCAATATCACTGCAATGGAATACATCCAGCTTGCAAATACCATAATCAACATGCCTGTCAGCATGGTGCTCGCCATCGCAGGCGCTTGATTGACACTGACGGATGCACCTTGATGCAAGGTATTCCACCATTGCACTGAGAAATAAATGATCGGAACGTTAACCACGCCAACCAGCGCAATGATCGCACCTGCTTTATCTGCGCGGCGCGGGTCATCAATGGCTGCTTGCAATGACATAAAACCGATATAAAGAAAAAACAGAATTAATTCGGAAG
The DNA window shown above is from Nitrosomonas sp. Is35 and carries:
- a CDS encoding dihydroxyacetone kinase family protein, which gives rise to MTYLFNNPAQFADELVEGFAAAHRNTIQRVNGGVIRRHKTKPGQVVMIIGGGSGHYPAFGGFVGQGLAHGAALGNVFAAPSAQQICQVAQAVDAGGGILFCYANYAGDVLNFEHAQAQLRTQGIDVRSVVVTDDIASAAFAEQHKRRGIAGTLPVFKAAAVAADAGKPLDEVARIATAAKDRVRSLGVAFSGCTLPGANKPLFEVASGKMEVGMGIHGEPGLYRVDAPSADGLAEMLVKKLLAETPLSIGSFSGARVGLILNGLGAVKYEELFVIYRKIDQLLSKHGLIIIEPVVDELITSFDMAGVSLTLFWLNDELEQTWIAAADTPAFHRGNIAQEAQSEENIAVAVQSVHDKQPLKTGSADSRAAAKVVLIALEAARDAIESQQEALGRLDAIAGDGDHGIGMQRGLTAAVEAARAALDAQAGAGTMLTVAGDAWSDRAGGTSGMLWGVILRNLGNALGDEAKPDAAMLATGVTAALEAIVSLGKAQLNDKTLVDVLYPFSATLTQSAAQGLSTTEAWTAAAEIAAQSAEATRNLTPKIGRARPHAEKSIGTPDPGAVSMALIAGATGKIIRRYCP
- a CDS encoding integrase core domain-containing protein, translating into MAHLAERFHVSRPTIYDVLKRARLQEFTPRDSTNQRFKTLQYGLKRLAKVEQAIQERLKREAKRYNKSYPGELVHFDTKRLSLLKGQSANEPREYLFVAIDDFSRELYADIFPDKTQHSAARFLIDTVIAQCPYQIDCAYSDNGKEFKGTDGHAFGKACTQHGIGQKFTRINRPQTNGKAERVIRTLMDMWHSQISFKDCADRRILLSRFINFYNTVKPHKSLNNATPYEILHAYFNQPLCKQP
- a CDS encoding DUF2971 domain-containing protein, with the protein product MTKSLAKVHPELFHYTNAKGLIGIIESQSMWATHYAYLNDSEEIRHFLKSRLPDLLRTVVNEYLDKFTQDESIQLRIDQQGDRKKIVDSFIQKIRNVNKKFLLEDTLAEPYIASFYTTSGLEEKGVRKQVAQHGLLSQWRGYGNDGGYAIVFDTEQFVELLKDVGKKMESSMYPFLADVVYSSDPDSQFIKEFEEDLIVIKKFFFNHLSVRITSVVYSIWENTVDEHTQTHPINFIRSSGNLAALSNPAVEGGAFGGTLSCQPANDL
- a CDS encoding peroxiredoxin, coding for MLAINHPVEDFSLPSTDNAVFSLSANAGKHLIIYFYPKDDTPGCTLEGQDFRDHLPEFTKENCIVVGVSRDNLKSHQCFKEKMQFPFELLSDEDEKICNLFGVMKMKNMYGKQVRGIERSTFVIDVQGILRKEWRGVKVPGHVQEVLNFVTTLNQ
- a CDS encoding DNA-binding protein; this encodes MKTVVLDVRNPKEAMTGFSRAWHLDQAQETDHISFASPELLWKVLTAKRWELLKVLCGAGPISIREAARRVSRDVKAVHGDVTALLGVGLLNRTESGAIEFPYEAIKVEFLLQAA
- a CDS encoding nitric oxide reductase activation protein NorD; this translates as MSINLDDYKELLEDLEPESIELLHHAWPEATKTFSARGLDNYLKGASAIRGLGRGRSLVDCWIDETPLVAKEIGEDIISDLATTVLSLASRTSASVIELVLATAPTAAKRLGDTQLFQNYLQFLNTLIAQAPRGMRPMLSKLDILFGQLTLGGLRRWAMWGAHAHRTNYEEQIRYFGLESKESLAVLQKERKGTLFVDVQRRINMYLRALWARDFFMKPTSGDFETREGYKPFIENYFIHLPDAYDAFGDVSATEVYRAAAAHAAAHLVETKQPISAESLNPLQMAVISVIEDARIEELSIRRFPGLRHTWSVLHSATPDMNASMGDYLNRLARALLDPDYKDKDPWIVEGRKLFKAAKDQLDSHKTSWDIGVQLAHSFMNKKIPYNPRTDVLTAPYRDDNRYFWEFEEFDFNKSLSAGYDAPKQVRKYVNVMEFANELDVETAGDDAEEIWVMGTEFFPYEDMGVSYNDMEGKEPVSAPYHYSEWDYQIQLERPDWATVQEKRAKMGDMQCIDDIANQYKREIARMKFLLDAMQPQGTRRIRKLEDGDEIDINAAIRSMIDIRMGMQPDPRIMMRSVRKVRDISVLVLLDLSESTNEKVAGHDYSVLDLTRQATVLLANAINKIGDPFAIHGFCSDGRHDVEYFRFKDFDQPYDETPKARLAGMTGQLSTRMGAAMRHATHYLKLQKSAKKLLLVITDGEPADVDVRDPQYLRHDTKKAVEEAGRSGILTYCMSLDPRADQYVSRIFGERNYLVVDHVERLPEKLPVLYAGLTR